A window from Candidatus Cloacimonadota bacterium encodes these proteins:
- a CDS encoding phosphoglycerate kinase, with the protein MSYIPGMMDADLRGKIVLVRMDHNVVKKGRIKDPMRIDATIPTLLHIFKKGGMPILMSHVGRPYDKLTKKISISELESVDAIVDYLGQKLQLKGFVPKMPATDSYGISDLNPLAEGVSLLKKGACDFVYLPNTRWFKGEEAKDESADNFAKALAAFADVYINDAFGSWQAHASTYHITKYLPSYAGLLMQKEIDSLEKVFKPKRPLVAVVAGSKFDTKIGPLSALIQNADHLVLGGVIYNAYLAAKYGINISGINEADVSAAKQFIRDSGESIRKVVELPYVVLCSSIDERTEDNWDVYNIKDLAEWDQSEAIGYILDAAPESFAQEEIKKVFAGAGTVFVNAVMGYTALFAEGSMAMYRLIDENSLARKLFGGGDTIQDFGTYLPGMFAQAQRNASYYFFTGGGAILSAIESGSAMGMKPVQALIQE; encoded by the coding sequence ATGAGCTACATACCAGGCATGATGGATGCAGATCTTAGGGGCAAGATTGTGCTTGTCCGTATGGATCATAATGTGGTAAAAAAAGGCAGGATCAAAGATCCCATGCGCATTGATGCCACAATTCCTACTTTGCTTCATATCTTTAAAAAGGGCGGCATGCCCATCCTGATGAGTCATGTAGGACGTCCCTACGATAAGCTAACAAAAAAGATAAGTATATCTGAGCTGGAATCTGTAGATGCGATTGTGGACTATCTAGGCCAAAAATTGCAGCTAAAAGGTTTTGTTCCGAAAATGCCGGCAACAGATTCTTATGGGATTAGCGATTTAAATCCGTTAGCAGAAGGTGTTTCCCTCCTAAAAAAGGGCGCATGCGATTTTGTTTATTTACCCAATACGCGCTGGTTCAAAGGCGAAGAAGCCAAAGACGAAAGTGCGGATAATTTTGCCAAAGCTCTGGCGGCTTTTGCCGATGTGTATATTAACGATGCTTTTGGTAGTTGGCAGGCTCATGCGAGCACCTATCATATCACCAAGTATTTGCCATCTTATGCGGGATTGTTGATGCAAAAAGAAATCGACAGTCTGGAGAAAGTGTTTAAGCCTAAGCGTCCTTTAGTGGCAGTGGTAGCGGGGAGTAAATTCGATACCAAGATCGGACCACTTTCCGCTCTAATCCAAAATGCAGACCATCTGGTCTTGGGAGGGGTAATCTACAATGCCTATCTAGCTGCAAAATATGGCATTAATATTAGCGGCATCAACGAAGCTGATGTTTCGGCAGCCAAGCAGTTCATCCGTGATAGCGGAGAAAGTATCCGGAAAGTGGTAGAACTGCCCTATGTAGTATTGTGTAGCAGTATTGATGAGCGTACAGAGGATAACTGGGATGTATATAACATCAAGGATTTAGCAGAATGGGATCAAAGTGAAGCCATTGGTTATATTTTGGATGCGGCTCCGGAATCGTTTGCGCAAGAAGAGATTAAAAAGGTATTTGCTGGTGCCGGCACTGTATTTGTAAATGCAGTAATGGGTTATACGGCGCTTTTTGCTGAGGGCAGCATGGCTATGTATCGCCTGATCGATGAGAACTCGCTGGCACGCAAGTTATTTGGGGGAGGAGATACAATTCAAGATTTTGGTACCTATCTCCCGGGTATGTTTGCTCAAGCGCAAAGAAATGCATCGTACTATTTTTTTACAGGCGGCGGTGCTATTCTTTCAGCTATCGAGAGTGGTTCGGCAATGGGCATGAAACCAGTTCAAGCTTTAATACAAGAATAA